In Fusarium oxysporum Fo47 chromosome VII, complete sequence, the following proteins share a genomic window:
- a CDS encoding uncharacterized protein (of unknown function-domain containing protein) — MEPFTYLKTYRVPVCKKCEFACVANEVPTHLQTRHRDIPPAERRRVAQVIGNISGIIKDQSGLEDFQFPPPTISSVAFLAPPKPDGLKCRKCPYIVKHVKKIMAHCHSCQHWNNPQRRGRPRQADSESEVELPWIEGVLCQRFFPSRRGSRWFEVGRKTAAHARMGKQGKTAVGDSSAQSQLNPEMRAHLREVLEREQQYLDAKTQPRFYSKALGDDFIFELDSRQSLRNCV; from the coding sequence ATGGAGCCATTCACTTATCTTAAAACCTATCGAGTCCCTGTCTGCAAAAAATGCGAATTCGCCTGCGTAGCGAATGAAGTACCTACTCATTTACAAACACGACATCGGGATATACCACCTGCAGAGCGACGACGAGTGGCACAAGTGATTGGAAACATATCTGGTATAATCAAAGACCAGTCAGGACTAGAGGATTTCCAGTTTCCTCCGCCTACCATAAGTAGCGTCGCTTTCCTCGCTCCGCCGAAGCCGGATGGACTCAAGTGCCGGAAATGTCCTTATATTGTCAAGCATGTAAAGAAGATCATGGCACATTGTCACAGCTGCCAGCATTGGAATAACCCACAGCGCCGTGGAAGGCCCAGACAAGCTGATAGTGAGTCGGAAGTTGAGCTTCCATGGATAGAGGGGGTTTTATGTCAACGATTTTTCCCATCCAGGCGGGGGAGTAGATGGTTTGAGGTTGGGCGCAAAACAGCCGCTCACGCTCGCATGGGGAAGCAGGGCAAAACCGCTGTTGGTGATTCTTCGGCACAGTCTCAACTGAACCCAGAGATGCGAGCACATCTACGGGAGGTTCTAGAAAGAGAGCAACAATATCTAGATGCTAAGACACAGCCACGCTTCTACAGCAAAGCTCTTGGTGACGACTTTATCTTCGAGCTTGACAGTCGACAATCTTTGCGTAATTGTGTCTAG